The following coding sequences lie in one Mercenaria mercenaria strain notata chromosome 5, MADL_Memer_1, whole genome shotgun sequence genomic window:
- the LOC123556476 gene encoding deoxynucleoside triphosphate triphosphohydrolase SAMHD1-like, which yields MPAQRSAKYSHLIAVLHRCGFSITKELFLKRVQDFTPEGHDPFPWTVDHFLKNNKDKILKRELGKFQKLKLFPRYSKSTNVEFWDLNTLCFLLLHFCDLRKEIRQDIDLLRQLRNKLVHLGEGDIPEYKYQTYLERLKGIISRCTTELNNPELLVELENVIENMQNVQMTNVEDEEKELKQWYFDDQTFHVGIEISQHGQDLDEIHTTLLNYQMKFEENEISTKMDLSMAIGIRVTGMNRDAENALSTAHQDIASGTVSTDRSFSRKININVERIKADVQQIGSEVVGDSSGSIIFKFTCFSVASLIYLVDYFNGQVMKRRLQDMTKAIEDMVDDMVTLQVYIPPEDYQEIIKKLEDTYTSEKECGPQTKRRKLGGKVFNDPLYGQIELHPLCVKVIDTSQFQRLRHIKQLETVYLVYPGASHNRFEHSIGVCHLAGKLLKELKERQPELNITTKDILCVELAALCHDLGQGPFSHVFEHKFIPVVQAVIPEIKWKHEMASVKMFEYMLRDNEGKLREYFQRMIPGFEERDIEFIKELIGVPADLDAEVWPCKGRDKNKSFLYEIVANHVNGIDVDRWDYIARDSYMLGMKTTFEHNRLIRHSRVLVAEGRRQICYRDKAAQDLYDMFYARMTLYRRAYQHKTHNIIGLMVRDALRDANDQIFFVGENGDRLRISDTVHDMKAYTHLTDDILQKIQRSSKVGLEKSRATVDRILQRDFYKCIIQTQVDVKKNGLIEKTAVQENLFNKINLKTPYRTDLSEILEIDVVNLDYGSKDKDPVTKVWFFKKGQEDTAIRINKEQVSFVLPDTFAEQYIRVYCSVTDSQLFDVIEQSFSEWCKENDIPLPQGSFVPLEDSSGKS from the exons ATGCCTGCTCAAAGATCAGCAAAATATAGTCACTTGATAGCTGTTCTTCATCGCTGTGGATTTAGTATAACCAAAGAATTGTTTCTTAAAAGGGTACAGGACTTTACACCGGAAGGACATGACCCTTTTCCATGGACTGTCGATCATTTCCTGAAaaacaataaagataaaatactcaAACGCGAACTTGGGaaatttcagaaattaaaattattcccTAGATATTCAAAATCGACAAATGTAGAATTCTGGGATCTGAACACGTTATGCTTTCTCCTGTTGCACTTCTGCGATTTGCGGAAAGAGATTCGACAAGACATTGACCTTTTACGACAGTTGAGAAACAAGTTAGTACACTTAGGGGAGGGAGACATTCCAGAATACAAGTATCAAACGTACCTTGAAAGACTCAAGGGCATAATAAGTCGATGCACAACCGAACTGAACAATCCGGAGCTTCTGGTCGAACTAGAAAATGTCATAGAAAATATGCAGAATGTTCAAATGACTAATGTTGAAGACGAAGAAAAAGAACTGAAGCAGTGGTATTTCGATGATCAAACATTTCACGTTGGGATAGAAATATCACAGCATGGACAAG ATTTGGATGAAATACATACGACGTTGCTGAACTATCAaatgaaatttgaagaaaatgagATTTCGACGAAGATGGATCTAT CAATGGCAATTGGAATACGTGTAACAGGAATGAATAGAGATGCTGAAAATGCTCTTTCAACCGCCCATCAAGACATTGCATCTGGGACAGTTTCTACAGACAGGTCCTTTTCTagaaaaattaacataaatgtcgAGAGAATTAAGGCCGATGTTCAGCAAATAGGGTCAGAAGTCGTGGGTGACAGTAGTGGTTCAATTATATTCAAATTCACATGCTTCTCTGTAGcttcattgatatatttagtgGACTACTTCAATGGTCAGGTCATGAAAAGACGTCTACAAGATATGACAAAGGCGATAGAAGATATGGTAGATGACATGGTGACATTGCAGGTTTATATTCCTCCTGAGGACTACCAGGAAATCATCAAGAAATTAG AAGATACATATACATCAGAAAAAGAATGCGGTCCACAAACAAAAAGACGTAAGCTGGGCGGAAAG GTGTTCAATGATCCGTTATATGGCCAGATAGAATTGCATCCCTTGTGTGTAAAAGTCATCGACACATCACAGTTCCAGAGATTGCGGCACATCAAGCAGCTGGAAACCGTATATTTAGTGTACCCTGGTGCAAGTCATAACAGGTTCGAACATTCCATTGG AGTTTGTCACTTGGCcggaaaacttttaaaagaattgaaagaaCGTCAGCCAGAGTTGAATATCACTACGAAAGATATTTTGTGTGTAGAACTAGCCGCTCTTTGCCATGATCTtg GCCAAGGACCTTTCTCCCATGTGTTTGAACACAAATTCATTCCAGTCGTTCAAGCTGTAATTCCTGAAATCAAGTGGAAG CATGAGATGGCTTCTGTGAAGATGTTTGAATACATGTTGCGAGATAATGAGGGTAAACTTCGTGAGTACTTCCAGAGGATGATACCTGGCTTTGAAGAAAGGGATATAGAATTCATTAAAGAACTGATTGGTGTTCCGGCAGACTTAGACGCAGAA GTTTGGCCATGTAAAGGAAGAGACAAGAACAAAAGTTTTTTGTATGAG ATAGTAGCCAACCATGTAAATGGAATCGATGTGGACAGATGGGACTACATTGCCCGAGACAGTTACATGCTGGGTATGAAAACTACCTTTgaacacaacagattaatacgcCACTCAAGAGTTCTTGTGGCAGAAGGAAGGAGGCAAATCTGTTACAGAGACAAG GCTGCCCAAGATTTGTATGACATGTTTTACGCCAGGATGACTTTATACAGGCGAGCCTATCAACACAAAACGCACAACATCATTGGCTTGat GGTGCGAGATGCCTTGCGTGATGCTAATGATCAGATTTTCTTTGTTGGAGAAAACGG AGATCGACTTCGGATATCTGACACCGTTCACGACATGAAGGCGTATACGCATCTGACCGATGATATTCTGCAAAAGATACAGCGGTCCTCTAAAGTCGGTTTAGAGAAATCTAGAGCCACTGTAGACAGGATACTTCAAAGAGACTTCTACAAATGCATCATTCAAACTCAAGTTGAtgttaaaaag AATGGCTTGATAGAGAAGACGGCCGTCCAAGAAAAtttgtttaacaaaattaatCTGAAAACGCCTTATAGGACAGATTTATCAGAAATCCTGGAAATAGAT GTGGTGAACCTGGACTACGGAAGTAAGGACAAAGACCCAGTAACAAAGGTCTGGTTTTTCAAGAAAGGACAAGAAGACACGGCCATAAGGATTAACAAAGAACAG GTTTCCTTTGTCCTGCCGGATACCTTTGCGGAGCAGTATATACGCGTGTACTGTAGTGTAACAGATTCCCAGCTTTTTGATGTCATTGAACAATCATTCTCAGAATGGTGCAAGGAGAACGATATTCCGCTACCACAG